In a single window of the Trypanosoma brucei brucei TREU927 chromosome 6, complete sequence genome:
- a CDS encoding receptor-type adenylate cyclase GRESAG 4, putative (similar to SP:Q99279: Receptor-type adenylate cyclase GRESAG 4.1 (EC 4.6.1.1) (ATPpyrophosphate-lyase) (Adenylyl cyclase). {Trypanosoma brucei brucei}), with amino-acid sequence MSWQEGGGRGCVYPHGNCRRNLTARSPARRYSKYKHSPVITAISLLHLLPLLLMWMPPVCAEASNVTVKVLSMMYSLGFTTPEVNAINAGFNASLSAHSWKTGSNATISVIRPPSPNATVEEIFQHGMNQSEGKLLVVFGPLGTNHVAWVSDKLKEHDLVALAPVAYSSEVRGWNPHLYFISVEPNAELLALIRYAVVYLRVPRIGMMHVKSSTASMGPYEFTLQILEMMGRELCGMFVVKESENQNISEDDLNTRWRQFVATRPQAILLFSSLGNTAKWFIKKVAQDNRTANAYLLSTSLQQHFLIKMWREALALANRTFTPGQLITTGTVPLANDTRFSLIRHFEHDMDNYLSTNTDWNFFKNPDHYLEDDNAGEMMVYGWLAGEVLFQALNNAPQLTNRTSFRESLYKQRRYVIDDLVVGDFGGECDEAVALQGAMCKCNQGGSMVYMKSIVNGFRPAPLWEGHLTWGVSECSSANVHVGAPLSGLFLLLADNKIALRASRKWFLGAEVHGKEAENIDNRIFFHPLTVSSENVTQSLEQVQDNRDVSAVFGIMPGGLLDRKDLVFISPMTLRPRMKLFRRNVIHLLPVLAQQFYVLAVYLSNASSRGVNAFIRSEQAGEISSLLYRSLVTFGVSLDSSKTLGDGDPMASYLSANKDVFTIGLTLTDVAAVARHLQAHRRARVFIPFNDLAMYYDEFVAAFNASKESVASSERLLFATSFPHWAEKDTKSDVVASFHRIVNESHWDPLTFLGFVTTRLLQVILPNMKKVNAELLADRIYTESNIKVDDMRFGPFNDVECVSGTSVSANECASNFGATNISVWSMARVLNSSVPILQRGMTPSMDYVIPQEGQLTQSQIAGIISGCVSALLLFIALGGLLRITLRNARDNNLAPKEPTDPVTLIFTDIESSTALWAAHPELMPDAVAAHHRMVRSLIARYDCYEVKTVGDSFMIASKSPFAAVQLAQELQLRFLHHDWGTNAVDDSYQQLEQQRAEEGEKYTPPTARLDPEVYSRLWNGLRVRVGIHTGLCDIRHDEVTKGYDYYGRTPNMAARTESVANGGQVLMTRSTYLSLSAEEREQIDVTALGAVTLRGVPKPVEMYQLNAVPGRNFAALRLDREIKDEDDVGTGSSASESSFNECGLTATAQQVAGCIDALIGAFPVIQRQKMLATFCERWHVKKPSGVDAWNEASCRCATRRIAAKVGCVMDFGTRNTSSSATSLERGGSLFSPEGATVATVTSSSNFSYVEGRRCTADLIDLESVGSTC; translated from the coding sequence ATGAGTTGGCAGgaaggtggtggaagaggatGTGTGTACCCCCATGGAAACTGCAGGCGGAACCTTACCGCAAGGAGCCCTGCAAGGCGTTACAGCAAGTACAAGCACTCACCTGTCATTACTGCTATATCACTGCTACACttgttgcctttgctacTCATGTGGATGCCACCTGTGTGCGCGGAAGCGAGTAATGTGACGGTAAAAGTGCTATCCATGATGTACAGCCTCGGTTTCACCACTCCTGAAGTTAACGCCATTAATGCCGGCTTTAACGCATCACTGAGTGCCCACAGCTGGAAGACGGGCTCTAATGCGACAATATCTGTCATCCGTCCCCCATCACCCAATGCGACAGTTGAGGAGATATTTCAGCATGGAATGAATcaaagtgaagggaagttaTTAGTTGTATTCGGGCCCCTGGGTACTAATCACGTCGCGTGGGTCAGTGATAAACTAAAGGAACATGATCTTGTTGCCCTAGCTCCCGTTGCGTACTCCAGTGAGGTCCGTGGTTGGAACCCTCACCTCTATTTCATAAGTGTCGAACCCAATGCTGAACTCCTCGCCCTCATTCGTTATGCTGTTGTTTACCTCCGTGTCCCACGAATAGGtatgatgcacgtgaagagCAGCACCGCCAGTATGGGACCGTATGAGTTTACTCTGCAGATATTGGAAATGATGGGTCGCGAGCTGTGCGGAATGTTCGTTGTGAAGGAGAGTGAAAATCAAAATATCTCTGAGGATGATTTGAACACCAGGTGGAGACAATTTGTTGCTACGCGCCCGCAGGCTATAttgctgttttcttccctgGGTAATACAGCAAAGTGGTTCATCAAGAAGGTAGCACAGGACAACCGCACTGCCAATGCGTATCTTCTTTCTACTTCCTTGCAGCAACATTTTTTGATCAAGATGTGGCGTGAGGCATTGGCGTTAGCTAATCGTACATTTACTCCTGGACAGCTGATCACAACTGGAACAGTGCCGCTCGCTAACGATACTCGGTTTTCACTGATTCGGCACTTCGAGCATGACATGGACAACTACCTCAGTACAAACACTGACTGGAACTTTTTTAAGAACCCCGATCACTACCTTGAGGACGACAACGCAGGTGAGATGATGGTGTATGGGTGGCTTGCAGGAGAAGTTCTCTTCCAGGCTCTGAACAACGCTCCACAACTGACGAACCGTACGTCATTCAGGGAATCTCTATACAAGCAGCGTCGCTACGTGATTGATGACcttgtggttggtgactttggtggtgagtgcgaTGAAGCCGTTGCATTACAGGGTGCCATGTGCAAATGCAATCAAGGTGGCAGTATGGTATATATGAAGAGTATAGTGAATGGCTTCCGACCAGCGCCTTTGTGGGAAGGACATCTAACGTGGGGTGTATCAGAGTGCTCGAGTGCCAATGTACATGTGGGTGCGCCATTGAGTGgcctctttttgcttctcgcAGATAATAAAATTGCATTACGTGCGAGCAGGAAGTGGTTCCTTGGTGCCGAGGTTCATGGCAAGGAAGCGGAGAATATTGACAACAGAATATTTTTCCATCCCCTAACAGTATCTTCAGAGAATGTGACGCAATCCCTTGAGCAAGTACAGGATAACAGGGATGTATCTGCAGTATTTGGTATCATGCCTGGAGGGCTTCTGGATCGAAAAGATTTAGTGTTCATCAGTCCTATGACACTTCGACCCCGCATGAAACTGTTTAGGAGAAACGTAATACACTTACTGCCTGTCCTTGCGCAGCAATTTTATGTGCTTGCTGTGTATCTCTCCAACGCTTCTTCCAGAGGAGTAAATGCATTCATACGTAGTGAGCAAGCAGGGGAGATCAGTAGCCTGCTGTACAGGTCATTGGTTACGTTTGGTGTGTCGCTTGATTCCAGTAAGAcacttggtgatggtgacccGATGGCGTCGTATCTCTCGGCTAATAAAGATGTGTTTACTATTGGACTCACTCTCACTGAcgttgctgcggttgcgcGGCACCTTCAGGCACACCGCAGGGCACGTGTATTCATTCCATTCAATGACCTTGCAATGTACTACGATGAGTTTGTGGCTGCGTTTAATGCGAGTAAAGAGTCTGTCGCTAGCTCAGAGCGGCTCCTATTCGCGACGAGTTTTCCACACTGGGCGGAGAAGGACACGAAATCAGATGTGGTTGCGAGTTTCCATCGCATTGTGAATGAATCGCATTGGGATCCACTAACGTTCTTAGGTTTTGTTACCACTCGGCTGCTTCAAGTGATTCTCCCGaatatgaagaaagtgaatgcaGAGCTGCTGGCAGACCGCATTTACACGGAGTCCAACATCAAAGTGGATGACATGCGATTTGGACCCTTCAATGATGTGGAATGTGTTTCTGGTACGAGTGTTTCGGCAAATGAGTGTGCCTCAAACTTTGGAGCCACAAACATTTCTGTATGGTCGATGGCGCGTGTGCTGAATTCAAGTGTGCCCATATTGCAACGCGGCATGACACCGTCTATGGACTATGTTATTCCGCAAGAGGGTCAACTCACACAGTCACAGATAGCTGGAATAATTTCTGGGTGTGTATCCGccttgttattatttattgCCCTAGGTGGGCTCCTACGCATCACCCTGCGGAATGCCCGTGATAACAATCTTGCACCCAAGGAACCAACGGACCCTgtgacactaatatttactgacattgagagcagcactgcgttgtgggctgcacaccctgagctgaTGCCTGATGCCGTCGCCGCGCATCATCGTATGGTCCGTTCATTGATTGCGAGGTATGACTGCTACGAAGTCAAAACTGTAGGGGATTCGTTCATGATAGCGAGTAAGAGtcctttcgctgccgtccaACTCGCACAGGAACTACAGCTGCGTTTCTTGCATCATGACTGGGGAACAAATGCAGTTGATGATTCTTACCAGCAGTTGGAGCAGCAGCGTGCGGAGGAGGGCGAGAAGTACACACCGCCAACTGCACGGCTGGATCCTGAAGTGTACAGccgtttgtggaatggcctgcgtgtacgtgttggaatccacaccgggttgtgcgatatccgacacgatgaagtgacgaagggatatgactactatgggcggactccaaacatggcagcaaggacagagagtgtagcaaatggtggtcaggtgctgatgacgcGCTCAACATACCTGTCACTGTCAgctgaggagcgtgagcaaattgATGTCACTGCACTTGGTGCTGTTACACTTCGTGGTGTGCCGAAAcctgtggaaatgtaccagttgAATGCCGTGCCTGGTCGcaactttgctgcattacggCTGGACCGTGAAATTAAGGATGAAGACGATGTTGGAACAGGTAGTAGCGCTAGTGAGTCGAGCTTTAATGAGTGTGGTTTAACTGCCACCGCTCAACAGGTTGCTGGTTGTATTGATGCCCTCATTGGCGCATTTCCAGTTATCCAGCGACAGAAGATGCTTGCAACAttttgtgagcgttggcATGTTAAGAAGCCCTCAGGGGTGGATGCTTGGAATGAAGCCAGTTGTCGCTGTGCTACCCGTCGGATTGCTGCAAAGGTGGGTTGTGTTATGGATTTTGGAACGAGGAATACCTCCAGCAGTGCGACATCATTGGAAAGGGGTGGAAGTCTCTTTTCACCTGAAGGAGCTACTGTTGCAACGGTTACTTCATCTTCAAACTTTTCCTATGTTGAGGGACGACGCTGCACCGCTGATTTGATTGACCTGGAAAGTGTTGGTAGTACCTGTTAA